In Terriglobia bacterium, one genomic interval encodes:
- a CDS encoding ABC transporter permease, which translates to MDFLSILRVAIRALSRNKLRSSLTMLGIIIGVAAVIAMVGIGRGASEVTQQQIAAMGSNLLAVNSGGVNRGGMHTGAGQTKTLVTADMQAILREVPGVAAAAPVNGTSAQVVFEDNNWATQVTGTEPQYFDIRNWPMAEGSSFQNGDVESASNVVVIGQTVKRNLFPDGQNPIGQTMRISNLPFTVVGVLDAKGSSGMGGDQDDAVFVPITTLQKKITGQDWLRSIMVSATSQDMSNVVQDQITALLRDRHRIHSGEENDFNVRNLADLASFADQQSSLMTLLLASIAGVSLIVGGIGIMNIMLVSVTERTREIGIRMAIGAEEKDVQKQFLIEAVVLSLLGGVVGVFSGIGMALLITHTLKWPVSISGVAIAGAMLFSTLVGIFFGYYPAKRAARLDPIEALRFE; encoded by the coding sequence ATGGATTTCCTGTCGATATTACGAGTTGCGATTCGTGCGTTGTCGCGCAACAAGCTGCGTTCAAGTTTGACGATGCTGGGCATCATCATTGGAGTGGCGGCGGTCATCGCCATGGTAGGCATCGGCCGTGGCGCGTCGGAGGTGACGCAGCAACAGATCGCCGCCATGGGCTCCAACCTGCTCGCCGTCAATAGCGGCGGCGTCAACCGCGGTGGAATGCATACCGGCGCCGGACAGACGAAGACTCTCGTCACCGCCGACATGCAGGCGATTCTTCGCGAGGTCCCGGGTGTAGCCGCTGCGGCTCCGGTGAATGGAACCAGTGCCCAGGTGGTTTTTGAAGACAACAACTGGGCGACCCAGGTGACGGGTACCGAGCCGCAGTATTTCGACATTCGCAACTGGCCCATGGCTGAAGGCTCGAGCTTCCAAAACGGTGACGTCGAGAGCGCCAGCAACGTCGTAGTGATCGGCCAGACAGTGAAGAGGAACCTTTTCCCGGACGGACAGAACCCGATCGGGCAAACGATGCGCATCTCCAACCTGCCGTTCACGGTAGTCGGAGTTCTCGACGCCAAGGGATCGTCCGGAATGGGCGGCGACCAGGACGATGCAGTTTTCGTCCCAATCACAACCTTGCAGAAGAAGATTACGGGCCAGGATTGGCTGCGGTCGATCATGGTCTCTGCCACCTCGCAGGACATGAGCAACGTGGTGCAGGACCAGATCACGGCGCTGCTGCGGGACCGGCACCGCATTCACTCGGGGGAAGAGAATGATTTCAACGTCCGCAACCTGGCTGATCTCGCCAGCTTTGCCGACCAGCAGTCGAGCTTGATGACGCTGCTGCTGGCCTCGATCGCGGGTGTCTCGCTGATCGTAGGCGGCATCGGCATCATGAACATCATGCTGGTTTCCGTCACTGAGCGTACGCGTGAAATCGGCATACGCATGGCCATCGGCGCCGAAGAGAAGGATGTCCAGAAACAATTCCTCATCGAGGCAGTCGTGCTTAGCCTTCTCGGCGGCGTGGTGGGCGTGTTCTCCGGAATCGGAATGGCGCTGCTGATCACGCATACACTGAAGTGGCCGGTCAGCATTTCGGGCGTGGCGATCGCCGGCGCAATGCTGTTCTCAACGCTGGTAGGAATCTTCTTCGGATACTATCCGGCAAAGCGCGCTGCCCGACTCGACCCGATCGAGGCCTTGCGCTTCGAATAA
- a CDS encoding ABC transporter ATP-binding protein, translated as MEATLEHEAMTTKQNGQAVIRVEDVQRIYDLGETKVAALRGVSMEIRRGEFVAIMGASGSGKSTFMNMLGCLDRPTSGRYLLEGTDVAQMTKSELAKIRNRRIGFVFQGFNLLSRTTALENVELPTLYARIGKEERFQRAVNALNMVGLGDRSEHYPSQLSGGQQQRVAIARALVNQPSILLADEPTGNLDSRTSVEIMDIFQRLNDSGLTIVLVTHEPDIAQFAKRNIVFRDGQIQKDFLVDSRNRAAEILQQLPAVA; from the coding sequence ATGGAAGCGACTCTGGAACACGAAGCAATGACGACGAAACAAAACGGCCAGGCGGTGATTCGAGTGGAGGACGTACAGCGCATCTACGACCTGGGCGAGACCAAGGTAGCGGCCCTGCGCGGAGTGAGCATGGAAATCAGGCGCGGCGAGTTCGTGGCGATCATGGGCGCCAGCGGTAGCGGAAAGTCGACGTTCATGAACATGCTCGGCTGCCTCGACCGCCCGACTTCTGGGCGCTACCTCCTCGAAGGCACGGACGTCGCGCAGATGACCAAGAGCGAGTTGGCGAAGATTCGCAACCGCCGCATCGGTTTCGTCTTCCAGGGTTTCAATCTGCTCTCGCGTACTACGGCGCTGGAGAACGTCGAGTTGCCAACGCTCTATGCGCGGATCGGCAAGGAAGAGCGCTTCCAGCGCGCGGTGAACGCGCTAAACATGGTCGGGCTCGGGGATCGCTCGGAACACTATCCCTCGCAGCTCTCCGGCGGACAGCAGCAGCGCGTGGCGATCGCGAGGGCACTGGTCAACCAGCCCTCGATCCTGCTCGCCGACGAGCCGACCGGCAACCTGGACAGCCGCACCTCGGTTGAGATCATGGACATCTTCCAGCGGCTGAACGATTCCGGGCTGACTATCGTGCTGGTGACCCACGAGCCGGACATCGCACAGTTCGCGAAACGAAACATTGTTTTCCGCGATGGACAGATCCAGAAGGACTTCCTCGTGGACAGCCGCAACCGGGCGGCCGAGATCCTGCAGCAGTTGCCCGCGGTAGCGTAA
- a CDS encoding efflux RND transporter periplasmic adaptor subunit: MMKLISKRWFWLLGVVLGVAVLAAFVVTRPKPAQYTTVKAFQGNLSDEVQATGTINAVTTVQVGSQVSGTISAIGADFNDKVKKGQVIAKIDPSIFEGQLVQAQADLANAVANVSAAKANVAKAQAAAVQSAQDYQRNVGLANAGVVAQQQLDAAKATNDSNIAAVDAAKAALEQALAQQRQKAAAVTVAQTNVNNCIIRAPIDGTVIARSVDVGQTVAASLQAPTLFTIAQDLTKMQVYTNTDESDVGMIKPGQKVQFRVDAFPKQTFTGVVAEVRMNATTVQNVVTYNTVVNFDNPEMKLFPGMTAYVTIPVATANNVLEAPDAALRYKPDMSSTEIRAAFQKIGATGRGKGSQQSNGNSSVATLWKLGQNNLLEPVVVKTGITDHTNTEIAQVLKGSLQPGDQLVTGKLTSGSSFKSSSSPLAPAGRRPPGR; encoded by the coding sequence ATGATGAAACTCATATCGAAGCGCTGGTTCTGGTTGCTGGGTGTGGTGCTAGGCGTAGCGGTTCTGGCCGCCTTCGTGGTCACGAGACCCAAGCCGGCGCAGTACACCACCGTCAAGGCCTTTCAGGGCAATTTAAGCGACGAGGTACAGGCGACGGGAACTATCAACGCCGTCACTACCGTGCAGGTTGGCTCACAGGTGTCAGGCACGATCTCCGCGATCGGCGCCGATTTCAATGACAAGGTAAAGAAGGGCCAAGTCATCGCCAAGATCGATCCCTCGATTTTCGAAGGGCAGTTGGTGCAGGCGCAGGCTGACCTGGCGAATGCAGTTGCGAACGTCAGCGCCGCCAAAGCCAATGTCGCTAAAGCACAAGCCGCCGCCGTGCAGAGCGCGCAGGATTATCAACGAAACGTCGGGCTCGCGAATGCCGGCGTAGTTGCGCAGCAGCAACTCGATGCTGCCAAGGCGACCAACGATTCCAATATCGCTGCTGTCGATGCCGCCAAGGCTGCCCTTGAGCAGGCACTAGCGCAACAGAGGCAGAAAGCTGCGGCCGTAACGGTCGCGCAGACGAACGTAAACAACTGCATCATTCGCGCCCCCATCGACGGAACCGTGATTGCGCGTAGCGTCGACGTCGGACAGACGGTTGCCGCATCCTTGCAGGCCCCTACGCTGTTCACCATCGCGCAGGACCTGACCAAGATGCAGGTGTACACCAACACCGACGAATCCGACGTGGGTATGATCAAACCGGGCCAGAAGGTCCAGTTCCGTGTGGACGCGTTCCCGAAGCAGACCTTTACGGGTGTCGTGGCAGAAGTTCGCATGAACGCCACTACAGTGCAGAACGTGGTCACCTACAACACGGTCGTGAACTTCGATAACCCTGAGATGAAATTGTTCCCAGGTATGACCGCCTACGTGACGATCCCTGTGGCTACAGCGAACAACGTACTGGAAGCTCCAGATGCCGCGCTTCGGTATAAGCCGGACATGAGCTCGACGGAAATCCGGGCGGCATTCCAGAAGATCGGCGCAACGGGACGCGGTAAAGGCTCGCAGCAGTCGAACGGGAATTCAAGCGTCGCGACGCTGTGGAAGCTTGGCCAAAACAACTTGCTGGAGCCGGTGGTTGTGAAGACCGGAATCACCGATCACACCAATACTGAGATCGCGCAAGTGCTGAAAGGCAGCTTGCAGCCGGGCGACCAACTTGTGACCGGGAAGCTCACCTCAGGCAGCAGCTTCAAGAGTTCGAGCAGTCCATTAGCTCCGGCCGGACGCAGGCCGCCGGGACGGTAA
- a CDS encoding response regulator transcription factor yields the protein MIKILMIDDDIEFVQMMREYLEPEGFAVASAHNYDSGLKAAREQRVALIVLDVMLPGGSGFDLLRTLRKESKVPVLLLTGRGEAVDRIVGLEIGADDYLPKPADPRELAARIRAILRRTERDGSAEQKDDWIRIGEVSLSSRRREILCNNEAVDATAFEFNILEHLMKNVGKIVPREELAEAALGRKLGMLDRSIDVHLSRLRKKLSSCGASEHIKSIRGSGYIFAGIRSDGEHD from the coding sequence ATGATCAAAATCCTGATGATCGATGACGATATCGAGTTCGTGCAGATGATGCGCGAGTATCTCGAACCGGAAGGCTTCGCCGTCGCTTCAGCCCACAACTACGACTCCGGCCTGAAAGCCGCGCGGGAGCAGCGTGTCGCGCTGATCGTACTCGACGTCATGCTACCCGGAGGCTCCGGCTTCGACCTCCTGCGAACATTGCGCAAAGAGTCGAAAGTCCCGGTTCTGCTGCTCACCGGACGAGGAGAAGCGGTGGACCGGATTGTTGGCCTTGAGATCGGGGCCGACGATTACTTGCCCAAGCCGGCTGACCCGCGCGAACTGGCAGCACGCATTCGCGCCATACTGCGAAGGACCGAACGTGACGGTTCCGCCGAGCAGAAGGACGATTGGATTCGCATCGGGGAGGTTTCCTTATCATCGCGACGCCGCGAGATCCTTTGCAACAACGAAGCGGTGGATGCCACCGCGTTCGAGTTCAACATCCTGGAACACCTGATGAAGAACGTCGGCAAGATCGTGCCGCGCGAGGAACTCGCGGAAGCCGCGCTGGGTCGCAAGCTTGGAATGCTCGACCGCAGCATAGACGTTCACCTCAGCCGACTGCGCAAGAAGCTCTCGAGCTGCGGGGCAAGCGAACACATCAAGTCGATCCGCGGTTCCGGATACATCTTTGCCGGAATTCGCAGTGACGGAGAACATGATTGA
- a CDS encoding ATP-binding protein, translated as MRSLFWKFFLWFWLAQLIVLALAILIANFGFGKDQIRNVDELRTHVADVASDAVQAYESNGGPALNRFLYSQFEVTGARFWLFDSQANELSGNPYTAGVANAVKGIEGPPPPNAVVTIPISGERGNYIFAGQLRPRRAGPPPHVIFRQLALGFLVSGVICFFLAHSLTRPIVQLRGAAQELAVGNLGARVGGKVVKRPDEIGELGRDFDRMAGQIEGLVGSQKQLLRDISHDLRSPLQRIRMALELARRGDASLQGQLDRIERETVRINSFIEQLLTLARLESTEATPAMEPVSLNEIVELVVADAKLEAEKIGCTLSTTALAQYTVNGNPEILHSAIENVLRNAIYHGGAGKLVEIGLHGEGTDAVVAIRDHGQGVPEDMVARLFEPFFRVDSARSLTTGGSGLGLAIASRAVALHGGTISAHNASPSGLAVTIKLPLARATAAA; from the coding sequence ATGCGCAGCCTCTTCTGGAAATTCTTCCTATGGTTCTGGCTGGCACAACTGATCGTGCTTGCGCTGGCGATTCTGATCGCGAACTTCGGCTTTGGTAAAGATCAGATTCGCAATGTGGACGAACTGCGTACGCACGTTGCCGACGTCGCGTCCGATGCTGTGCAGGCGTACGAGTCCAACGGCGGGCCTGCGCTCAACCGGTTCCTCTATTCTCAGTTCGAGGTCACCGGCGCACGCTTCTGGCTTTTCGATTCGCAAGCCAACGAGCTTTCCGGCAATCCATACACTGCCGGGGTCGCCAACGCTGTGAAGGGTATTGAGGGGCCGCCGCCGCCGAACGCCGTAGTAACGATTCCGATCAGTGGCGAACGCGGCAACTACATCTTCGCCGGCCAATTACGCCCACGACGCGCAGGGCCGCCGCCGCATGTAATCTTCCGGCAACTCGCGCTCGGCTTCCTGGTTTCCGGTGTGATCTGCTTTTTCCTCGCTCACTCGCTTACCCGCCCAATTGTCCAACTGCGAGGTGCAGCCCAGGAACTGGCAGTCGGGAATCTCGGCGCTCGGGTCGGCGGTAAAGTTGTAAAAAGGCCTGATGAAATCGGAGAACTCGGCCGCGACTTCGACCGCATGGCCGGACAGATCGAAGGTCTCGTCGGAAGCCAGAAGCAATTGCTGCGCGACATCTCCCACGACCTGCGATCACCGCTGCAAAGGATTCGCATGGCACTGGAACTGGCGCGCCGTGGAGACGCGTCGTTGCAGGGACAGCTTGACCGGATCGAGCGGGAAACCGTTCGCATCAACTCGTTCATCGAGCAGTTGCTCACCCTGGCACGCCTCGAGAGCACCGAGGCGACCCCTGCGATGGAGCCCGTCTCCCTCAACGAAATCGTCGAACTGGTCGTGGCGGACGCAAAGCTCGAGGCCGAGAAGATTGGCTGTACCCTCTCGACAACTGCGCTCGCACAGTACACCGTCAACGGAAATCCGGAGATCCTGCACAGCGCAATTGAAAACGTGCTGCGAAACGCTATTTATCACGGCGGCGCCGGCAAACTGGTCGAGATCGGCCTGCACGGCGAGGGCACCGACGCCGTAGTAGCCATCCGCGATCACGGCCAGGGCGTGCCGGAAGACATGGTCGCCCGTCTCTTCGAGCCGTTCTTCCGGGTGGATTCAGCGCGCAGTCTGACCACGGGAGGTTCCGGACTGGGACTCGCGATCGCCTCCCGTGCGGTGGCGCTCCACGGTGGCACAATCTCGGCTCATAACGCGTCGCCGAGCGGACTTGCGGTGACGATCAAACTACCGCTGGCGCGGGCGACGGCGGCGGCCTAG
- a CDS encoding S8 family serine peptidase — translation MKRFVVAVVFVLVLASSLAAQTAKNYVIIAKGQGKGSTAFATKLGSALVANLEDMGLVLARSTDPNFADWVRAQSGVQDVAEDQVVQWISPNEQSIPANSVEAPGSEADFVSGSGRYYNLQWNIRNIHADATAEAGYLGKGAVVAVVDAGIIPTHPEIAPNVNLALSASFVPGEDLWPIPGTFNHGTHVAGIIAGTGYRVQGVAPAATIVAVKVLSKTNGSGAFSWIIEGINYASGPTVQADVINMSLGATFPRVNAGGGGLGTLIAALNRALTTATRRGTLVVMSAGNEGMNLNAPGYNPDVCGSDKSCSVWTIPAQLGNGIAVAATGPIGFATSWFDGVYDRPASYTNYGQSVINLAAPGGDNVLYGTAAGSQVCSVPYVNYPGNLNQYCWALDMVISPAGFTGTSAQPTGYSYSWADGTSMAAPHVSGVAALIVGEYGHHKLSPAQIESILENSATDILKPGADPYSGKGRINAAAAVGVSY, via the coding sequence GTGAAAAGGTTCGTGGTAGCTGTAGTGTTTGTGCTTGTTCTTGCATCGAGCTTGGCGGCTCAGACTGCCAAGAATTATGTGATTATCGCGAAAGGCCAGGGAAAGGGCAGCACGGCCTTCGCGACCAAACTAGGTTCGGCACTGGTGGCGAACCTCGAAGACATGGGCCTGGTGCTCGCACGCTCCACCGACCCGAATTTTGCAGACTGGGTCCGCGCCCAGTCCGGCGTGCAGGACGTCGCCGAAGATCAGGTCGTGCAATGGATCTCGCCCAACGAGCAGAGCATCCCAGCCAATTCCGTGGAGGCTCCAGGCTCGGAAGCTGATTTTGTTTCGGGCAGCGGACGTTACTACAACCTGCAGTGGAACATTCGCAACATCCACGCAGATGCTACAGCAGAAGCTGGATACCTTGGCAAAGGTGCCGTGGTGGCGGTCGTCGACGCTGGCATTATCCCAACCCATCCCGAAATTGCTCCGAACGTGAACTTGGCTCTGAGCGCATCCTTTGTGCCCGGGGAAGACCTCTGGCCAATTCCCGGCACGTTCAATCACGGAACGCACGTCGCAGGAATCATCGCCGGCACGGGCTATCGAGTGCAGGGTGTTGCACCCGCGGCGACGATCGTTGCCGTGAAAGTACTGAGCAAAACCAATGGCAGCGGTGCTTTCAGTTGGATTATTGAGGGAATCAACTATGCTTCCGGTCCAACGGTTCAGGCCGACGTCATCAACATGAGCTTGGGCGCTACTTTCCCGCGAGTCAATGCCGGTGGTGGCGGACTTGGAACGCTCATCGCTGCTCTGAATCGCGCCCTCACGACGGCTACGCGTAGAGGGACCCTCGTTGTTATGTCGGCGGGGAACGAGGGCATGAATCTCAACGCCCCGGGATACAACCCAGACGTTTGTGGGTCCGATAAATCTTGCAGTGTCTGGACAATCCCGGCACAGCTGGGGAATGGAATCGCGGTCGCCGCGACTGGTCCCATTGGCTTCGCGACGAGCTGGTTTGATGGTGTGTACGACCGGCCTGCGTCCTATACGAATTACGGACAGTCTGTGATTAACCTGGCCGCTCCTGGTGGAGATAATGTGCTCTACGGCACAGCCGCAGGAAGCCAGGTCTGCTCGGTTCCATACGTAAACTATCCCGGGAACCTGAACCAATACTGCTGGGCGCTCGACATGGTCATATCTCCCGCGGGCTTTACAGGCACGTCAGCTCAGCCAACCGGCTACTCGTATTCCTGGGCCGATGGCACCTCGATGGCCGCACCTCATGTCAGCGGCGTAGCAGCCCTCATCGTCGGCGAGTACGGACACCACAAGTTAAGTCCCGCGCAGATTGAGAGCATTCTTGAAAACAGCGCCACCGACATCCTGAAACCCGGAGCGGATCCTTACTCCGGCAAGGGGAGAATCAACGCAGCCGCAGCCGTGGGCGTCTCTTACTAG